In Helianthus annuus cultivar XRQ/B chromosome 9, HanXRQr2.0-SUNRISE, whole genome shotgun sequence, the following are encoded in one genomic region:
- the LOC110877531 gene encoding uncharacterized protein LOC110877531, with translation MGDKISDDKLHDDQDSEAVETISLTDFPISQHQGADRLNPPPSSAAEDFFEFFGGGLSDNCDDKSMSHAEDIIFCGKLVPINEQLHRNDLPQTNSKIPLIAELLVGSTENETKFSTVTGSNCSRHIAHSDSEKHQFKSQHNQPNQPVGCRRSRSESMADVKRAASPPVRTSRSLDYKRLHRNSSMSSESVADISRDGSGKKSSSSRWYVLLFGLVKVPPPEMDIRDIKNRQVRRTSSKSPLGPSESVNMVPVSRSVDHRKCSWKVLGFLSCKSSSSAAVTMPVGYMPKV, from the coding sequence ATGGGTGACAAGATTAGTGACGACAAGCTTCATGATGATCAGGATTCAGAAGCTGTGGAAACCATTTCCCTCACCGATTTCCCAATATCACAACATCAAGGTGCTGATCGCCTGAATCCGCCACCATCATCCGCTGCCGAGGACTTTTTCGAGTTTTTCGGGGGAGGTTTGAGCGACAACTGCGACGACAAGTCCATGTCGCATGCCGAAGACATCATATTCTGCGGCAAACTTGTACCCATCAACGAACAACTCCATCGTAACGATTTACCACAAACAAATAGTAAAATCCCACTAATAGCAGAGCTGTTAGTAGGGTCCACAGAAAATGAGACAAAATTTTCCACTGTCACAGGGAGCAATTGTAGCAGACATATTGCTCATAGTGACAGTGAAAAACATCAATTTAAAAGTCAACACAACCAACCGAACCAACCGGTTGGTTGTCGACGGTCAAGATCTGAGTCAATGGCGGATGTCAAGCGCGCCGCGAGCCCACCAGTTAGAACCAGCCGGTCACTAGATTACAAACGGCTGCACCGGAACTCAAGCATGAGTTCCGAATCCGTCGCGGATATTAGCCGTGACGGTTCCGGGAAGAAGTCATCTTCTTCCCGGTGGTATGTACTTTTGTTTGGGCTAGTTAAAGTGCCACCGCCGGAGATGGATATCCGGGACATAAAGAACCGGCAGGTTCGCCGGACTAGTTCAAAGTCGCCTCTCGGTCCGTCGGAGTCGGTTAATATGGTTCCGGTTAGCCGGAGTGTTGATCACCGGAAATGTTCATGGAAAGTGTTGGGGTTTCTGAGTTGCAAATCGTCTAGTAGTGCTGCCGTAACGATGCCGGTAGGTTACATGCCCAAAGTTTAA